One Carettochelys insculpta isolate YL-2023 chromosome 15, ASM3395843v1, whole genome shotgun sequence DNA window includes the following coding sequences:
- the SEPTIN8 gene encoding septin-8 isoform X2, giving the protein MAATDLERFCNEEKRNLSLGGHVGFDSLPDQLVSKSVTQGFSFNILCVGETGIGKSTLMNTLFNTTFETEEASHYENAVRLRPRTYDLQESNVHLKLTIVDAVGFGDQINKDESYRPVVDYIDTQFENYLQEELKIRRSLFNYHDTRIHVCLYFITPTGHSLKSLDLVTMKKLDSKVNIIPIIAKADTISKSELHKFKIKIMSELVSNGVQIYQFPTDDEAVAEINSVMNAHLPFAVVGSTEEVKVGNKLVRARQYPWGVVQVENESHCDFVKLREMLIRVNMEDLREQTHTRHYELYRRCKLEEMGFKDTDPDSQPFSLQETYETKRKEFLGELQRKEEEMRQMFVSKVKETESELKEKERELHDKFEHLKRIHQEEKKKVEEKRRELEEEMNAFNRRKLAVETLQSQSLQATSQQPLKKDKDKKN; this is encoded by the exons AATGAAGAGAAGAGGAATCTCTCCTTGGGGGGCCATGTTGGATTTGATAGTCTCCCAGATCAGCTGGTCAGCAAATCTGTCACACAAGGATTCAGCTTCAACATCCTCTGTGTGG GTGAAACAGGCATCGGGAAATCCACACTAATGAACACACTGTTCAATACTACCTTTGAGACCGAGGAGGCCAGTCACTACGAGAATGCAGTTCGTTTACGACCACGTACCTATGACCTGCAGGAAAGCAATGTGCACCTGAAACTGACAATCGTGGATGCAGTGGGGTTTGGAGACCAGATAAATAAAGACGAAAG TTACAGGCCAGTGGTTGATTACATTGACACGCAGTTTGAAAACTACTTGCAAGAAGAACTGAAAATCCGTCGTTCTCTCTTTAATTATCATGACACACGAATCCACGTCTGCCTTTACTTCATCACTCCCACTGGGCACTCACTGAAATCCTTGGATCTAGTAACGATGAAGAAGCTGGATAGCAAG GTGAATATTATCCCCATCATCGCCAAAGCAGACACCATTTCCAAGAGTGAGCTGCACAAGTTTAAGATAAAGATCATGAGTGAGCTGGTCAGTAACGGAGTGCAGATCTATCAGTTCCCCACGGATGATGAAGCTGTTGCGGAGATCAACTCCGTAATGAAC GCTCATCTGCCCTTTGCTGTGGTTGGCAGCACGGAGGAGGTGAAAGTGGGAAACAAGCTGGTGAGAGCTCGGCAATACCCATGGGGAGTGGTACAAG TTGAGAATGAAAGTCACTGTGACTTCGTGAAGTTGCGAGAAATGCTGATTCGAGTCAACATGGAAGATCTTCGGGAACAGACTCACACCCGCCACTATGAGCTATACAGGCGGTGTAAGCTGGAGGAGATGGGGTTCAAGGACACAGACCCTGACAGCCAGCCATTCAG CCTTCAAGAAACCTACGAGACCAAAAGGAAAGAATTCCTTGGCGAgctgcagaggaaggaggaagaaatGAGGCAAATGTTTGTTAGCAAAGTCAAGGAGACGGAGTCGGAGCtgaaggagaaggaaagagag CTACATGATAAGTTTGAGCATTTAAAGCGGATACATCAAGAAGAGAAGAAGAAGGtggaggagaaaaggagggagttGGAGGAGGAGATGAATGCCTTCAACAGACGGAAACTGGCTGTCGAAACCCTGCAGTCTCAGTCCTTGCAAGCTACTTCACAGCAGCCGCTGAAGAAGGATAAAGACAAGAAAAA
- the SEPTIN8 gene encoding septin-8 isoform X1, giving the protein MAATDLERFCNEEKRNLSLGGHVGFDSLPDQLVSKSVTQGFSFNILCVGETGIGKSTLMNTLFNTTFETEEASHYENAVRLRPRTYDLQESNVHLKLTIVDAVGFGDQINKDESYRPVVDYIDTQFENYLQEELKIRRSLFNYHDTRIHVCLYFITPTGHSLKSLDLVTMKKLDSKVNIIPIIAKADTISKSELHKFKIKIMSELVSNGVQIYQFPTDDEAVAEINSVMNAHLPFAVVGSTEEVKVGNKLVRARQYPWGVVQVENESHCDFVKLREMLIRVNMEDLREQTHTRHYELYRRCKLEEMGFKDTDPDSQPFSLQETYETKRKEFLGELQRKEEEMRQMFVSKVKETESELKEKERELHDKFEHLKRIHQEEKKKVEEKRRELEEEMNAFNRRKLAVETLQSQSLQATSQQPLKKDKDKKNFFSLPSACSITSGRHVN; this is encoded by the exons AATGAAGAGAAGAGGAATCTCTCCTTGGGGGGCCATGTTGGATTTGATAGTCTCCCAGATCAGCTGGTCAGCAAATCTGTCACACAAGGATTCAGCTTCAACATCCTCTGTGTGG GTGAAACAGGCATCGGGAAATCCACACTAATGAACACACTGTTCAATACTACCTTTGAGACCGAGGAGGCCAGTCACTACGAGAATGCAGTTCGTTTACGACCACGTACCTATGACCTGCAGGAAAGCAATGTGCACCTGAAACTGACAATCGTGGATGCAGTGGGGTTTGGAGACCAGATAAATAAAGACGAAAG TTACAGGCCAGTGGTTGATTACATTGACACGCAGTTTGAAAACTACTTGCAAGAAGAACTGAAAATCCGTCGTTCTCTCTTTAATTATCATGACACACGAATCCACGTCTGCCTTTACTTCATCACTCCCACTGGGCACTCACTGAAATCCTTGGATCTAGTAACGATGAAGAAGCTGGATAGCAAG GTGAATATTATCCCCATCATCGCCAAAGCAGACACCATTTCCAAGAGTGAGCTGCACAAGTTTAAGATAAAGATCATGAGTGAGCTGGTCAGTAACGGAGTGCAGATCTATCAGTTCCCCACGGATGATGAAGCTGTTGCGGAGATCAACTCCGTAATGAAC GCTCATCTGCCCTTTGCTGTGGTTGGCAGCACGGAGGAGGTGAAAGTGGGAAACAAGCTGGTGAGAGCTCGGCAATACCCATGGGGAGTGGTACAAG TTGAGAATGAAAGTCACTGTGACTTCGTGAAGTTGCGAGAAATGCTGATTCGAGTCAACATGGAAGATCTTCGGGAACAGACTCACACCCGCCACTATGAGCTATACAGGCGGTGTAAGCTGGAGGAGATGGGGTTCAAGGACACAGACCCTGACAGCCAGCCATTCAG CCTTCAAGAAACCTACGAGACCAAAAGGAAAGAATTCCTTGGCGAgctgcagaggaaggaggaagaaatGAGGCAAATGTTTGTTAGCAAAGTCAAGGAGACGGAGTCGGAGCtgaaggagaaggaaagagag CTACATGATAAGTTTGAGCATTTAAAGCGGATACATCAAGAAGAGAAGAAGAAGGtggaggagaaaaggagggagttGGAGGAGGAGATGAATGCCTTCAACAGACGGAAACTGGCTGTCGAAACCCTGCAGTCTCAGTCCTTGCAAGCTACTTCACAGCAGCCGCTGAAGAAGGATAAAGACAAGAAAAA
- the SEPTIN8 gene encoding septin-8 isoform X3 — protein MAATDLERFCNEEKRNLSLGGHVGFDSLPDQLVSKSVTQGFSFNILCVGETGIGKSTLMNTLFNTTFETEEASHYENAVRLRPRTYDLQESNVHLKLTIVDAVGFGDQINKDERPVVDYIDTQFENYLQEELKIRRSLFNYHDTRIHVCLYFITPTGHSLKSLDLVTMKKLDSKVNIIPIIAKADTISKSELHKFKIKIMSELVSNGVQIYQFPTDDEAVAEINSVMNAHLPFAVVGSTEEVKVGNKLVRARQYPWGVVQVENESHCDFVKLREMLIRVNMEDLREQTHTRHYELYRRCKLEEMGFKDTDPDSQPFSLQETYETKRKEFLGELQRKEEEMRQMFVSKVKETESELKEKERELHDKFEHLKRIHQEEKKKVEEKRRELEEEMNAFNRRKLAVETLQSQSLQATSQQPLKKDKDKKK, from the exons AATGAAGAGAAGAGGAATCTCTCCTTGGGGGGCCATGTTGGATTTGATAGTCTCCCAGATCAGCTGGTCAGCAAATCTGTCACACAAGGATTCAGCTTCAACATCCTCTGTGTGG GTGAAACAGGCATCGGGAAATCCACACTAATGAACACACTGTTCAATACTACCTTTGAGACCGAGGAGGCCAGTCACTACGAGAATGCAGTTCGTTTACGACCACGTACCTATGACCTGCAGGAAAGCAATGTGCACCTGAAACTGACAATCGTGGATGCAGTGGGGTTTGGAGACCAGATAAATAAAGACGAAAG GCCAGTGGTTGATTACATTGACACGCAGTTTGAAAACTACTTGCAAGAAGAACTGAAAATCCGTCGTTCTCTCTTTAATTATCATGACACACGAATCCACGTCTGCCTTTACTTCATCACTCCCACTGGGCACTCACTGAAATCCTTGGATCTAGTAACGATGAAGAAGCTGGATAGCAAG GTGAATATTATCCCCATCATCGCCAAAGCAGACACCATTTCCAAGAGTGAGCTGCACAAGTTTAAGATAAAGATCATGAGTGAGCTGGTCAGTAACGGAGTGCAGATCTATCAGTTCCCCACGGATGATGAAGCTGTTGCGGAGATCAACTCCGTAATGAAC GCTCATCTGCCCTTTGCTGTGGTTGGCAGCACGGAGGAGGTGAAAGTGGGAAACAAGCTGGTGAGAGCTCGGCAATACCCATGGGGAGTGGTACAAG TTGAGAATGAAAGTCACTGTGACTTCGTGAAGTTGCGAGAAATGCTGATTCGAGTCAACATGGAAGATCTTCGGGAACAGACTCACACCCGCCACTATGAGCTATACAGGCGGTGTAAGCTGGAGGAGATGGGGTTCAAGGACACAGACCCTGACAGCCAGCCATTCAG CCTTCAAGAAACCTACGAGACCAAAAGGAAAGAATTCCTTGGCGAgctgcagaggaaggaggaagaaatGAGGCAAATGTTTGTTAGCAAAGTCAAGGAGACGGAGTCGGAGCtgaaggagaaggaaagagag CTACATGATAAGTTTGAGCATTTAAAGCGGATACATCAAGAAGAGAAGAAGAAGGtggaggagaaaaggagggagttGGAGGAGGAGATGAATGCCTTCAACAGACGGAAACTGGCTGTCGAAACCCTGCAGTCTCAGTCCTTGCAAGCTACTTCACAGCAGCCGCTGAAGAAGGATAAAGACAAGAAAAAGTAA